A section of the Elusimicrobiota bacterium genome encodes:
- a CDS encoding class I SAM-dependent methyltransferase — MRLSQWRTSGDFLDTGCALGTMLAGLRDHSGWRVRGLEFSAAAAELGRRLNGLEIASCPLSESPYPPESFDYILLNNVLEHEPAPRAAVASVARMLRPGGRLELIVPNGPVDLMPNRTLSRRWGRPVHTRHGGHLFFFSRRSLLGLLGSLGLRVVSLRCFHLKLGMKARGWLPRAYKNFKRDTWAEAAAAKVEELSLEQGRALIPPQPSWPRYLWGDRLKHFWRFADTEFGYDFEVMAEKP; from the coding sequence CTGCGCCTCTCGCAGTGGCGCACCAGCGGCGATTTCCTGGACACCGGCTGCGCCTTGGGCACCATGCTGGCCGGACTGCGCGACCATTCGGGCTGGCGGGTGCGCGGCCTGGAGTTCTCGGCTGCGGCCGCGGAACTGGGCCGGCGGCTCAACGGCCTGGAGATCGCCAGCTGCCCGCTCTCCGAGTCCCCCTATCCGCCGGAGAGCTTCGACTACATCCTCCTCAACAACGTGCTCGAGCACGAGCCCGCCCCCCGCGCGGCCGTGGCCAGCGTGGCGCGCATGCTCCGGCCCGGCGGCCGACTGGAGCTCATCGTGCCCAACGGCCCGGTGGACCTCATGCCCAATAGGACTTTGAGCCGACGATGGGGCCGCCCGGTGCACACCCGCCATGGCGGACACCTGTTCTTCTTCTCGCGCCGCTCTTTGCTGGGCCTGCTCGGCTCCTTAGGCCTGCGCGTGGTCTCGCTGCGCTGCTTCCACCTCAAGCTCGGCATGAAGGCGCGGGGCTGGCTGCCCAGAGCCTACAAGAATTTCAAGAGGGACACCTGGGCCGAGGCGGCCGCGGCCAAGGTCGAGGAGCTCTCTTTGGAGCAGGGACGGGCCCTGATCCCGCCCCAGCCCAGTTGGCCGCGCTATCTCTGGGGAGACCGCCTCAAGCACTTCTGGCGTTTTGCCGACACCGAGTTCGGCTACGACTTCGAGGTCATGGCCGAGAAGCCCTGA
- a CDS encoding MBL fold metallo-hydrolase, translating to MKIRFWGTCGSIPAPTDASAIRGKVLGALNAARGRRFDGLADLEGFVDSLPFAMRATYGGNTSCVEISHGADRVICDAGTGIRDLGVRLLSRKDGGARKVFHIFLSHIHWDHIQGLPFFLPAYVPGNTVHIYGCHADIAAAVSGQQAAPYFPVPFPSLPATLRFTVLSPGQDYELGGFRVRAFAQAHPGGSFGYAFTAAGRKAVYSTDSEHKADDVQESRFVEFFSAADLLVFDAQYSLAEAELSKKDWGHSSNVLGVELAVQARAKRLVLFHREPRSNDEALDRLLADTRQYVKLYAETSDLAVDLAYDGLEIEL from the coding sequence ATGAAGATCCGGTTCTGGGGGACCTGCGGCTCCATCCCCGCCCCGACGGATGCCTCCGCGATACGCGGGAAGGTCCTGGGCGCGCTGAACGCGGCCCGGGGGCGGCGTTTCGACGGCCTCGCCGATCTCGAAGGCTTCGTGGACTCGCTGCCGTTCGCGATGCGCGCCACCTACGGCGGGAACACCTCATGCGTCGAGATCTCCCACGGCGCGGATCGCGTCATCTGCGACGCGGGGACCGGGATCCGCGACCTGGGCGTCCGCCTGCTATCCCGGAAAGACGGCGGCGCGCGGAAAGTCTTCCACATCTTCCTCTCGCACATCCACTGGGACCACATCCAGGGGCTCCCCTTCTTCCTGCCGGCCTATGTCCCCGGGAACACCGTCCATATCTACGGCTGCCATGCGGATATCGCGGCGGCCGTCTCCGGGCAGCAGGCCGCGCCCTATTTCCCGGTCCCCTTCCCCTCCCTGCCCGCGACTTTGCGTTTCACGGTCCTTTCCCCGGGGCAAGACTACGAGCTCGGCGGCTTCCGGGTCCGCGCCTTCGCGCAGGCCCACCCCGGGGGCTCCTTCGGCTATGCGTTCACGGCCGCAGGCCGAAAGGCGGTCTATTCCACGGACTCCGAGCACAAGGCCGACGACGTCCAGGAGTCGCGCTTCGTGGAATTCTTCTCCGCGGCCGACCTCCTCGTCTTCGACGCCCAATACTCCCTGGCCGAGGCGGAACTCTCGAAAAAGGACTGGGGGCATTCGAGCAACGTGCTGGGGGTGGAGCTCGCGGTCCAAGCCCGAGCCAAGCGCCTCGTCCTGTTCCACCGGGAGCCCCGGTCCAACGACGAGGCTCTGGACCGACTGCTCGCCGACACGCGCCAATACGTGAAGCTCTACGCCGAGACGTCGGACTTGGCCGTGGACCTGGCCTACGACGGGCTCGAGATCGAGCTCTGA
- a CDS encoding DMT family transporter, with product MADPTRLKVLLAVLIWGASFSFTKRALAEVSPLALVLARCGLGSLFMLVVARTPRLFRGLAPKEWLQLAAISASGVVGQQTIQAFALRHTSANHAGWILAATPIAVALAMALFFGERMGLQRWSGFGLGAAGTLLVILSRQLVAGAGLIPTGRGDFLVMLSCFNWALYVIMMDRWLKSRSQRDVTVMSMVAGFAFMAAAALAGGQAHELWHVSAKGWACLAYLGLLSSGLGYLFWNAGVEKIGPSASAAFLYLEPLAALAAGRLMLGEGIAATSVLGGALILTGVYWVNAGRKLPETPEEAA from the coding sequence GCGCCTGAAAGTCCTGCTGGCCGTGCTCATCTGGGGCGCCTCCTTTTCCTTCACCAAGAGGGCTCTGGCCGAGGTCTCGCCCCTGGCTTTGGTCCTGGCGCGCTGCGGCCTGGGCAGCCTCTTCATGCTCGTCGTGGCCCGGACTCCGAGGCTCTTCCGGGGCCTGGCGCCCAAGGAGTGGCTGCAGCTGGCGGCCATCAGTGCCTCGGGAGTGGTCGGGCAGCAGACGATCCAGGCCTTCGCCCTGCGCCACACCAGCGCCAACCATGCCGGCTGGATCCTGGCCGCCACTCCCATAGCCGTGGCGCTGGCCATGGCCCTCTTCTTCGGAGAGCGCATGGGCCTGCAAAGGTGGTCCGGTTTCGGCCTGGGCGCGGCCGGCACGCTCCTCGTCATCCTCTCCCGCCAGCTCGTGGCCGGCGCCGGGCTCATCCCCACCGGGCGGGGGGACTTCCTGGTCATGCTCAGCTGCTTCAATTGGGCCCTCTATGTCATCATGATGGACCGCTGGCTCAAGTCCCGGTCCCAGCGGGACGTCACCGTCATGAGCATGGTCGCGGGCTTCGCGTTCATGGCCGCCGCGGCTCTGGCGGGCGGGCAGGCGCATGAGCTCTGGCACGTCAGCGCCAAGGGCTGGGCCTGCCTGGCCTACCTTGGGCTGCTGTCCTCAGGGCTCGGCTATCTCTTCTGGAACGCCGGCGTCGAGAAGATCGGCCCTTCGGCCTCGGCGGCTTTCCTTTATCTGGAGCCCCTGGCCGCGCTGGCCGCGGGCCGGCTCATGCTGGGAGAAGGCATCGCGGCCACCTCCGTGCTGGGGGGGGCGCTGATCCTGACCGGAGTCTACTGGGTCAACGCCGGGCGCAAGCTCCCCGAAACGCCCGAAGAAGCGGCCTGA
- a CDS encoding FxLYD domain-containing protein encodes MWGDLELIHVGLSSDSESGNKVSLRGEIRNKTSRHISTVHLRVIVRSNGIVVASKLFSVQGLPAGASKIFSQDLDGLEPRLLKLSTTKFDCSVESSF; translated from the coding sequence ATGTGGGGAGATCTGGAGCTGATTCACGTGGGTCTGAGCAGCGACTCGGAGTCCGGCAACAAGGTCTCCCTCCGGGGCGAGATACGGAACAAGACCTCCAGGCATATCTCGACCGTCCATCTCCGCGTGATCGTCCGCAGCAACGGGATCGTCGTGGCGAGCAAGCTCTTTTCGGTCCAAGGCCTGCCCGCCGGCGCGAGCAAGATCTTCAGCCAGGACCTTGACGGCTTGGAGCCCCGCCTGCTGAAGCTCTCCACGACCAAGTTCGATTGCAGCGTCGAGAGCTCTTTCTGA